From Gossypium raimondii isolate GPD5lz chromosome 11, ASM2569854v1, whole genome shotgun sequence:
AGTGAAACAAAAGCTGAAATTCCCGctcacttaattaaataaaatgctaGGCGTATGTATGCATCCCCACACAAGAACATGTTTATAACGTAGGTTGGAGTGGCAAAGAAATTCAATCATTCATGTGGTAATCTGTCCCACTTAGCTAGTCTACTTGCAGCTAAAGCCTGCAACAATACCCAAATTATGTAAAAGCCATAAACCTCTCCTTCCAGAATCATCGAACCTCGCCAAATGATTAAAACTAACGGGATTAGCATATGATTAGAACAATTGAGGTCAAAAGCTATTAGTATCTGATGACTTTCAAGATTTCACCACCAGCAACCATGTAGGCCCAGCAGCAGCTGTTACTATGTCCATgtcaaactttaattaattaatcaaattatagaagaattttattttgcatCATAGATAATAGGTATATCTCAAAGACAAGGCCGGCCGCTCGCATGATGCCACATAGTCAATTAAGCTATAATATTAACGATGAACATGAAAGGATTAATATCATAGGGCGCTAACAAAGATCCAAACTGACTGGCTACCTGTGCTGTCTTGAACAAAAAATAGAACCCAATTGGCCACGTGTGGGCAGGGCCAAAGAAATCGATTTTTCCCATTCCTACTTTGGACATTTCCTACGCTACAATGACATCCGGGTCCCTCCGATGCCGCCATATTATGATAGGATTTAGCTCGACATCTTAGCTTCTTTTAAACAACCGCTCATTATTaatcattataataaaataatttattttttggataatgaaataataaaaacaacaaaatttaccAAGAAATAAACACAAGAATCAGACTCTAAAGGGCGAATTTGTGGGTGCGCAAAGGAACAGTGTGAGCAGGTTGGTAGCTCACAAGCCTTCCGCCGCCACCACATAAAAGCACAAAGCAACccgaataaaaattttacaaaactcCATCAACTAAGCAAGAGGCTTGACCAAAACATCCTTCCAATGCCTATAATTAGTTCTCCACTCCCATTTCAATTAGGTCCTTTTCGGCCACCACTGAAAATGAACCAACCAACTGGATACAAGAAGAAAGAAATCACATTCCCTTGTCCACCGAGGTGAGGTGAGGTGAGGTGGTGTGCTTATACTGATACACATAGAGCAATGCCGCTAGCTAAACCTTAAAACACTAACCATATTTTGCCAAAATGCCTTACTTCTCTGATCCCATTCAATATCTatcctccttttcttttccttttaaataaaaaagacgaAAATAAAAAGCTGGCCAAATAGAATACAAATGGATtgataaattagttaataaaatacaatagaaaaaacaaaaaaaatggagtAGTCATCATcaatcatcaattcatcatagTAAACAAGACGCAAGAATAATGTAGATGAAATGACGAACTGGAGAAAATGAAACAACAGTCTGGGTAGGAATTTTTACCGAGGACTATGCCAACTGGGACTTCAATGTGGGTGTCTGTACAAGTCATAGGGCGCCCATAGGGCATCAAGCGGACACGGCCTTTTTGAATCCAGCCTAAGCCATGGCTTGCCGCTGCCGGACCAATGCAAGAGGCTAATCGGACCCGGATGCAAGTCTCGGCAACTTCCCCGCACATTGTCCCCACCCAGCCCGTGTTGGTTCCATCTATGCTCAATGGGCGCCACGCGGCCCGCAAAAACTAGCAAGAACGGCGGCAAGGAACCAAGCTCGTAGATTCGGTTGCTTTTCTGGATCTCCATCCACCTTTCGATCCGTCTAGTGAACCCGGCCCGTCTCCATCTCACCAGATCTATCACCATCACCCCCGTGTTAAAATAACATGGTTTCCTTCCTCTGAAAGTTCCTGAAAATCGATCGTCCGACCAGAAACtgttagtaaaatattttgtgAAGTTGGCATGACAATACTCCGGTGCTCCAATTGTTCGTGAGCGCAAGTTAGTACTCCATAGCTTAGAGATATTGTCAACAAAGACCAGATCAGAATCCAAATAAATCACTCTTCGTACGCATGGCTCTAGCAGATCCGCTAGGTAATTTCTAGCATAATTTAACGGCTGTTCAAGCGCTTGCCTAACTGAAGACGATATCAAGTTTCGTACAATCTCAGGATCGAAATAATAAACCTTGAATTTCAATTGGGGGAAGGTTGATCGAACCAGGGTTTCCATATCGGTCTCTGAGACAAGGAAATGGAAGAAAACGTTCTCTGGACACAATGAATGCTGGAGAATGGAGTGAACGGCAGCGATTGACCCACG
This genomic window contains:
- the LOC105802989 gene encoding probable galacturonosyltransferase-like 7 codes for the protein MLWIMQFSGFFSAAMMMIVLSPSLQSFPPAEAIRSSHLDSYIRLPSFQVSISPDSQDDRFSFRKAFEFRNADECGFADHKTTGVCDPTLVHVAITLDVQYLRGSIAAVHSILQHSLCPENVFFHFLVSETDMETLVRSTFPQLKFKVYYFDPEIVRNLISSSVRQALEQPLNYARNYLADLLEPCVRRVIYLDSDLVFVDNISKLWSTNLRSRTIGAPEYCHANFTKYFTNSFWSDDRFSGTFRGRKPCYFNTGVMVIDLVRWRRAGFTRRIERWMEIQKSNRIYELGSLPPFLLVFAGRVAPIEHRWNQHGLGGDNVRGSCRDLHPGPISLLHWSGSGKPWLRLDSKRPCPLDALWAPYDLYRHPH